The sequence TTCTTGAACGCCGTATACGTCATCTACAGAAGTTATCGCGAAAGGCTCGCGGATAAGAATCTCCTCGATTATAACGATCTTATTTTCTACGCTCATACGCTCATGAACAACAATCCAGATTTACGGAAGAATTTCGAGTATATCCTGGTTGATGAATTTCAGGATACCGACAGCGGCCAATATCGCCTTCTCGAGACAATGAGCAGAAGATTTCAGAACGTGACGGTCGTCGGCGACCCCAAACAGTTGATCTACGAGTGGCGTGAGGCAAAACTGGAGAACATGAATAAATTCCCCGGCGAGACCGTGCCGCTCGAGGAAAATTATCGGTCGTTCGGACAGGTTCTCGATGTCGCAAACAGATTCATCCGAAACACCATGCCCGGCGAGCCTCCTTTACGAACGGCTTCGCAGGGCGGGCGCGGAAATGCGGGAGAAGCTCGTGTTAATTTGGTTTACACAAAGGACCGCGAAACCGAGGCGGTCTTCGTCGCGCGGCAGATCAAAGGCTTGATCGAACGGGGACGTTGTCCTGGCGAGATCGCCGTGCTCATGCGAACTATCCATTCTTCTCGCGCCGTCGAGGAAGCTCTCTCGGCGAGCGGTATTCCCTATGTAACCGTTGGAGGGTGCGGTTTTTATGATTTGCAGGATATAAAGGATATCTCCGCACTTCTCCGACTGGTAGGCAATCCCTTCGACGATCAACCAATGGTGAGAATGCTGCAAACCGAGATGATCGGATTGAGTGATGCCTCCCTGTATCATATCTGCAGACAAAGAGAAGGCGAGATCACCAGCATCTATGACGCCATTAAGCAGGGCGATTTGAGCGGATTTCGTCCAGCCTCGGCGGACCGGATGCGACAGCTTGTGCGACTTGTAGAGGAACTCGCTGCGCTCAGGTGGTCGATATCACTGGCGGAACTCTTCTCAAGAGCTCTCAAGGGCATCAACTACTTGAAATACCTTTCTTCAAGGGAGCGACCGCGCGGCCCGCGCTTCATGAATGTCGCTCAATTTTATAAGATTGCATCGCAATATGAGGAGCGCCATCCGAGAGACGGACTCGATGAGTTCCTGCTCTATCTCGAGACTGCCGCTTCGTGTGACCTGAAGGCCCAGCCGGGCAACGCAGCCGCCGAAAAAGTGCAACTCATGACGATCCATCAGGCCAAGGGCCTGGAATTTCCGATCGTTTTCCTGGTCGGCGTCACCCCGACTGGATTTCGCGGCGGCAACTTTGGGTATGATGAGGATTTTGGCATTTATGTGAAAAGGCGCCCGGATGGCACTTTCATTGTAAGATATGAAGGCGGCTACGGACGGATCGAAAGACAACTGCGCGAGAGACGGTATCTGGAAGAAAACCGAATCATCTATGTGGCGCTGACACGCACTCGCGATCTCCTGTACATCACTGCATATGGCCCCCGGAAAGAAGAAGAAAAGGACTTCTTCTCCACACTTCAAGCATTCGCCTCGAACATGAAGCACTGCATTACGGCAAGCGTTCTGGAAGACGCCGCAGACGAGGAGGACACCGCAGCGCCAGCGGAGGTGTCGCATGCCGCCGGCGCGAATATTGATCTTCCTCTCGAGCAAGTACTGGACGCGACGGCGACGGCCGTCGAACGAATTGTTCCTGTCAGCCCAGCCGCTGCACCCGCCGCACCGCCTGTTCCCGAATTCAGCTACTCAAAGCTGGCTCTCTTCCGCCGATGTCCCCGCCACTATGCATTCCGCTACGTCTACGGATTCGCGACAACAGATGAATTTGATTTTGACGGCAATTTCGGCGATGGCGCCGGCCGATTGCTCGGCGACTTAT is a genomic window of Candidatus Abyssobacteria bacterium SURF_5 containing:
- a CDS encoding ATP-dependent helicase yields the protein MDVFTPNPSQQKAIEFPMERPLKIIAGAGTGKTEVLARRFVYLVKHYKLRPHHIVALTFTKKAAAEMRRRIVALLGAEGLVDRNEAALLTWIGNFHSISLILLKQHPLLVGLDPSFEIVDEVEQIALLRNVLNDFLNNRLSESNENRFEDLLIDSPDNLQQDILAIINRLKSNFIHPQDVKKQLLPLLKREYRNLISELNATIDDSNTHASTKKAFEKRLAAIPLDEAYEQLFLNAVYVIYRSYRERLADKNLLDYNDLIFYAHTLMNNNPDLRKNFEYILVDEFQDTDSGQYRLLETMSRRFQNVTVVGDPKQLIYEWREAKLENMNKFPGETVPLEENYRSFGQVLDVANRFIRNTMPGEPPLRTASQGGRGNAGEARVNLVYTKDRETEAVFVARQIKGLIERGRCPGEIAVLMRTIHSSRAVEEALSASGIPYVTVGGCGFYDLQDIKDISALLRLVGNPFDDQPMVRMLQTEMIGLSDASLYHICRQREGEITSIYDAIKQGDLSGFRPASADRMRQLVRLVEELAALRWSISLAELFSRALKGINYLKYLSSRERPRGPRFMNVAQFYKIASQYEERHPRDGLDEFLLYLETAASCDLKAQPGNAAAEKVQLMTIHQAKGLEFPIVFLVGVTPTGFRGGNFGYDEDFGIYVKRRPDGTFIVRYEGGYGRIERQLRERRYLEENRIIYVALTRTRDLLYITAYGPRKEEEKDFFSTLQAFASNMKHCITASVLEDAADEEDTAAPAEVSHAAGANIDLPLEQVLDATATAVERIVPVSPAAAPAAPPVPEFSYSKLALFRRCPRHYAFRYVYGFATTDEFDFDGNFGDGAGRLLGDLLHQTLMYYHRGMKRKQKMNAHKILDDLGPALDCPRQVLNRGHEFLQKYLDSHLSKKETVFEEKEFNWKIVAEGFTFIVKGTVDHVQREGDSLKIIDYKSGLKKPDDHRLQLALYKMALEEILGVTGMLTSNFYLSSGEEVTHHFSHDELADVRSRLLVDAREIVMANYSRSNEPEKCGICEFKSLCR